The following coding sequences lie in one Arachis hypogaea cultivar Tifrunner chromosome 4, arahy.Tifrunner.gnm2.J5K5, whole genome shotgun sequence genomic window:
- the LOC112796608 gene encoding oxysterol-binding protein-related protein 4C isoform X2, whose protein sequence is MDTSNNIVLTKPFSVLAQESDAETVYKAPNLMKRILSLFKNVRPGSDLTHFQLPALFNLPKSTLQIYGEQVYSTSTDLLSMCNKGKSPVDRLTSVVAWYISTKRPTIFGVVPYNPILGETHHVSKGNLNVLLEQVSHHPPVTALHATDEKENIEIICCQYHIAKFYGATVEGHIHGKRRLKLHNHGETYEMNSPDFSIRFLPVPGNNWVGNVNIKCLETGLVAELSFTTQSFLGFRGNRRAVKGKIIDSSSRKILCEINGHWDSTVAVKNTINGEERVILDAREVISGLQTPIVKDSKSVWPTESAIVWGQVNQAIMNKEWEKAVKAKKFVEERQREILRERASKGETWVPKHFSLSHTKEGDWDCFPVQKLVPPSPIVS, encoded by the exons GACACGTCAAATAATATTGTGCTGACTAAGCCATTCTCAGTACTGGCACAAGAATCAGATGCTGAGACAGTTTATAAAGCTCCCAATCTTATGAAACGAATATTAAGTTTATTTAAGAATGTGCGGCCAGGATCTGATCTTACTCACTTTCAG CTGCCAGCTCTATTTAACTTGCCAAAGTCAACACTCCAAATCTATGGTGAACAAGTGTACTCCACAAGCACAGATTTGCTAAGCATGTGCAACAAAGGGAAGAGTCCTGTTGATAGACTCACTTCTGTTGTGGCATGGTATATATCTACCAAACGCCCTACAATCTTTGGAGTTGTTCCCTACAACCCCATCCTTGGAGAAACACACCATGTTTCTAAAGGAAATCTTAATGTCTTGTTAGAGCAG GTTTCTCACCACCCTCCAGTGACTGCCCTCCATGCAACTGATGAGAAGGAAAACATTGAAATCATATGTTGCCAGTATCATATTGCAAAGTTCTATG GTGCCACAGTGGAAGGTCATATACATGGAAAAAGGAGGTTGAAGCTCCACAATCATGGAGAGACATATGAAATGAATTCTCCTGACTTCTCAATCAGATTTCTTCCAGTCCCTGGGAACAATTGGGTTGGCAATGTCAATATCAAATGCCTTGAAACAGGACTTGTTGCAGAGTTAAGCTTCACAACGCAATCTTTCCTTGGATTTCGGGGAAATCGAAGAGCAGTTAAGGGCAAGATCATTGATTCATCTTCAAGGAAGATACTATGTGAAATTAATGGTCATTGGGATAG CACTGTAGCAGTGAAGAATACAATTAATGGAGAAGAAAGagtgatacttgatgcaagagaagTCATTTCAGGGCTCCAGACTCCAATTGTTAAGGATTCAAAG AGTGTGTGGCCAACTGAATCAGCTATTGTTTGGGGCCAAGTAAACCAAGCCATCATGAACAAAGAGTGGGAGAAAGCAGTAAAAGCAAAGAAATTTGTGGAGGAAAGGCAAAGGGAGATCTTAAGAGAGAGAGCCTCAAAAGGGGAAACTTGGGTCCCTAAACATTTTTCTTTGTCTCACACCAAAGAAGGGGACTGGGACTgttttcctgttcaaaaattgGTCCCACCCTCCCCTATAGTCTCCTAG
- the LOC112796608 gene encoding oxysterol-binding protein-related protein 4C isoform X1 has protein sequence MSTKYRRNSRAGGREKRIEEDTSNNIVLTKPFSVLAQESDAETVYKAPNLMKRILSLFKNVRPGSDLTHFQLPALFNLPKSTLQIYGEQVYSTSTDLLSMCNKGKSPVDRLTSVVAWYISTKRPTIFGVVPYNPILGETHHVSKGNLNVLLEQVSHHPPVTALHATDEKENIEIICCQYHIAKFYGATVEGHIHGKRRLKLHNHGETYEMNSPDFSIRFLPVPGNNWVGNVNIKCLETGLVAELSFTTQSFLGFRGNRRAVKGKIIDSSSRKILCEINGHWDSTVAVKNTINGEERVILDAREVISGLQTPIVKDSKSVWPTESAIVWGQVNQAIMNKEWEKAVKAKKFVEERQREILRERASKGETWVPKHFSLSHTKEGDWDCFPVQKLVPPSPIVS, from the exons AGCACAAAGTACAGAAGGAATAGTAGAGCAGGCGGGAGAgagaaaagaatagaggaa GACACGTCAAATAATATTGTGCTGACTAAGCCATTCTCAGTACTGGCACAAGAATCAGATGCTGAGACAGTTTATAAAGCTCCCAATCTTATGAAACGAATATTAAGTTTATTTAAGAATGTGCGGCCAGGATCTGATCTTACTCACTTTCAG CTGCCAGCTCTATTTAACTTGCCAAAGTCAACACTCCAAATCTATGGTGAACAAGTGTACTCCACAAGCACAGATTTGCTAAGCATGTGCAACAAAGGGAAGAGTCCTGTTGATAGACTCACTTCTGTTGTGGCATGGTATATATCTACCAAACGCCCTACAATCTTTGGAGTTGTTCCCTACAACCCCATCCTTGGAGAAACACACCATGTTTCTAAAGGAAATCTTAATGTCTTGTTAGAGCAG GTTTCTCACCACCCTCCAGTGACTGCCCTCCATGCAACTGATGAGAAGGAAAACATTGAAATCATATGTTGCCAGTATCATATTGCAAAGTTCTATG GTGCCACAGTGGAAGGTCATATACATGGAAAAAGGAGGTTGAAGCTCCACAATCATGGAGAGACATATGAAATGAATTCTCCTGACTTCTCAATCAGATTTCTTCCAGTCCCTGGGAACAATTGGGTTGGCAATGTCAATATCAAATGCCTTGAAACAGGACTTGTTGCAGAGTTAAGCTTCACAACGCAATCTTTCCTTGGATTTCGGGGAAATCGAAGAGCAGTTAAGGGCAAGATCATTGATTCATCTTCAAGGAAGATACTATGTGAAATTAATGGTCATTGGGATAG CACTGTAGCAGTGAAGAATACAATTAATGGAGAAGAAAGagtgatacttgatgcaagagaagTCATTTCAGGGCTCCAGACTCCAATTGTTAAGGATTCAAAG AGTGTGTGGCCAACTGAATCAGCTATTGTTTGGGGCCAAGTAAACCAAGCCATCATGAACAAAGAGTGGGAGAAAGCAGTAAAAGCAAAGAAATTTGTGGAGGAAAGGCAAAGGGAGATCTTAAGAGAGAGAGCCTCAAAAGGGGAAACTTGGGTCCCTAAACATTTTTCTTTGTCTCACACCAAAGAAGGGGACTGGGACTgttttcctgttcaaaaattgGTCCCACCCTCCCCTATAGTCTCCTAG